The nucleotide window CCGAATACTCGGATGACGAGTACGATTTCGACGAGGAGTACTTTGCGCAAACCTACAAGCcgctctccaacctcccgacccctccaccctcgtcACGCGACTCCTTGATCGCTCAGAGCCCGAGGTCTCTTTTAGAAGATGGAGGACTTGCTGATTCTGTCCTTCTCGGTATGTGGGCTTTCTCAGTGTTTGTTATTGTTTCGCAATTGGTTTCTAACGGCCCCGTTTCACAGGCCCCGCCGTCCACTTGGTAAACCTTGTGCCTCCAACGGCTTCTCTGGCTGTGCCGTCAGTCGCCCTTGTTCATGAGATTCTAGTCCGTGCTGATCTGCCAATGGACACCATCGGCCTCGCAGTGTGCATTTTGGATTCGCTCAGCTCCAAGTTTTCGCTCAATTGGAGGTTGCTCTGCCCGCTAGCACAGAGAGGCGCGCTCTCTGAGCTTCCCAAGCGGCACACGCTCCCGGTCAGTCCGGTGGGGATGGCCCAGCTACACATCGACTGTGTTGGTCCCGAGATTATCGTTCTGACCGCATTGATCATTGCCGTCAAGTTTCTGGAGGATTGCCAGGAGCCCACACAATACTACGCATCAGCATGGGGGAAGAACCAGTGGACTTGCGACCAAATCAATGTCACCGAAAGGTGCATTATGGAAAGCCTGGGCTACCGGATTCTCCCCTTGTGGGACCCCGTGTTGATTGGGAGTGTGGTTAAAGACATGGAGCGTGCTGGAAGGCAGGCGCTCTACCCTCCACAGCCCAGAAAAATCGACAAGCACCAGCGCTCCCAGAGCGAGGCCGTGACAGGCCTCGGTCTTCCCCTCACGCCGGCAGAAACGCCAGTGTTGGAGAACGGCCCCGCTGTTGTTGTCCCTTTGGTGGATGGAGGGAAAATGCACGTCACATTTGGCGGTGAAGGCGCGCCCGCACCAGACCTGCATCTGCCTCGAGGAAAGCGAAAGACATTCCCCACGAGTGGGTGAAGGGCTAGGGAAACTTGGCTATGATTCATTGGGTcacttttttgtttttgggagggggtgccaACACATTGGTTTTTCTGTCAAGCATAGCACAGCGGGTTTTGCATAACACCTCCATCCAACAACACATCCAACAGCATTGCGAGAACGGCGGATATTGGACACAACAATGGGCCGGGCACATCATATTTACCAACCAACTTTTACTGGCGCTTCGGATTACTCTTTTCGGCGTTTTTgatattatatttttttattatcaAGCGGTTTGGGCGACGCAAAACTTCATTCTACGATACCACGAGTGAACTGAAGAACTTTGTTtagggggggtgtgggaggggggggggaagaaggcgtaTCATCAATGACATTGGGGGGACTAAACAACTACATGTATCTGAACTTTTTGTAATGTTTTGAAAGGCTCACAAGCAAATACGAAGTGAGACAGGGACATGatgcaaggaggaggaggaggaggaggaggaaatcaATGACAGGATGGCGTGCTTGGCGcagggggtgaggtggttTGAAGCGGGGTTACTTTGGGGTTGTTTTCCTCAAAACAACACAGAACATAAACATTGGAATAATATTCATGAGAGGGTATTATTATTACACTATTGACTATTACAATCTACGGAGCCtgcctttcttttctgcgtGCATCATCGGCCCGAACCAGCCATCTAACTATACAATCGATAATGTCCTTGTAAAGCTGGAAGCTGAACTCCATTCAAATGGGCATAAActccacaacaacaggccTTTCCccagcccccctccccgggATATTTGTTGGTGAGAAGGTTCGCAGAGTACACGCTTTTGACTTTATAGCATTACGTCAATCGCATGACAACCGCTCGCACGAATAATTTATTTTTCGCCTCGCTCAGGGCAAAACGCGTGCGCGGTTAGCAGGGGTTAGGCCTGGGGTGTGATCGACGGGGGATCAACAGGGGTGAGAACAGA belongs to Podospora bellae-mahoneyi strain CBS 112042 chromosome 6, whole genome shotgun sequence and includes:
- a CDS encoding hypothetical protein (EggNog:ENOG503P327), yielding MATYSPEYSDDEYDFDEEYFAQTYKPLSNLPTPPPSSRDSLIAQSPRSLLEDGGLADSVLLGPAVHLVNLVPPTASLAVPSVALVHEILVRADLPMDTIGLAVCILDSLSSKFSLNWRLLCPLAQRGALSELPKRHTLPVSPVGMAQLHIDCVGPEIIVLTALIIAVKFLEDCQEPTQYYASAWGKNQWTCDQINVTERCIMESLGYRILPLWDPVLIGSVVKDMERAGRQALYPPQPRKIDKHQRSQSEAVTGLGLPLTPAETPVLENGPAVVVPLVDGGKMHVTFGGEGAPAPDLHLPRGKRKTFPTSG